One Gloeobacter morelensis MG652769 DNA window includes the following coding sequences:
- a CDS encoding type I glyceraldehyde-3-phosphate dehydrogenase yields MTIKVAINGFGRIGRNFLRCWLGRKQSDFEVVAINDTSDPNTNAHLLKYDSMLGQFSGEVSADENSLTANGHTIKCFSDRNPLNLPWKDWEVDLVIESTGVFTSRDGASKHLAAGAKKVLITAPGKNDDGTFVMGVNDHNYDPEKHTIISNASCTTNCLAPVAKVLHENFKIVKGTMTTIHSYTGDQRLLDASHRDWRRARAAALSIVPTSTGAAKAIGLVLPELKGKLDGLAFRVPTPNVSVVDLVVEVEKPTLVEQVNHVLKEASENELKGILAFSEIPLVSIDYRITDVSSIVDAQLTMVLKDNLVKVISWYDNEWGYSQRVVDLAELVARKWAA; encoded by the coding sequence ATGACGATTAAAGTAGCAATCAACGGCTTCGGGAGGATCGGGCGCAACTTCTTGCGCTGCTGGTTGGGTCGCAAACAGTCGGATTTTGAAGTCGTTGCCATCAACGACACCTCCGACCCCAACACCAATGCACACCTGCTCAAGTACGATTCGATGCTGGGCCAGTTCAGCGGCGAGGTGAGCGCCGACGAAAATTCGCTCACCGCCAACGGCCACACCATCAAGTGCTTCTCCGACCGCAATCCGCTCAATTTGCCCTGGAAGGATTGGGAAGTCGATCTGGTGATCGAATCGACGGGTGTGTTCACCAGCCGCGACGGTGCCTCCAAGCACCTCGCCGCCGGCGCCAAAAAAGTGCTCATCACCGCGCCGGGCAAGAATGACGACGGCACCTTCGTCATGGGTGTCAACGATCATAACTACGACCCTGAGAAGCACACGATTATCTCCAATGCTTCTTGCACCACCAACTGCCTTGCCCCGGTGGCCAAGGTGCTCCACGAGAACTTCAAGATCGTCAAGGGCACGATGACCACCATCCACAGCTACACCGGCGACCAGCGTCTGCTCGATGCGAGCCACCGCGACTGGCGCCGCGCCCGCGCTGCCGCCCTCAGCATTGTGCCCACCAGCACCGGGGCGGCCAAGGCCATCGGCCTGGTGCTGCCCGAACTGAAGGGCAAGCTGGATGGTCTGGCCTTCCGGGTGCCCACCCCTAACGTCTCGGTGGTGGACCTGGTGGTCGAAGTCGAAAAACCCACCCTTGTCGAGCAGGTCAACCACGTCCTCAAAGAGGCCTCCGAGAACGAACTCAAAGGCATCCTCGCCTTTAGCGAAATTCCGCTGGTGTCGATCGACTACCGGATTACCGACGTCTCGTCGATCGTGGACGCCCAGCTCACCATGGTGCTCAAGGACAACCTGGTAAAGGTGATCTCCTGGTACGACAACGAGTGGGGCTACTCCCAGCGCGTCGTCGATTTGGCCGAACTGGTCGCTCGCAAGTGGGCAGCTTAA
- the rdgB gene encoding RdgB/HAM1 family non-canonical purine NTP pyrophosphatase, with amino-acid sequence MMRSLILATNNQGKLQELRRLLAGTGWVVQAAPSDFAVEETGTTFAENARLKALAAAERTGEWSVGDDSGLAVDALGGAPGVYSARYGRNDGERISRLLAALAGQADRGARFICAIALAEPGRVLKEVEAECRGVILHAPRGNGGFGYDPIFLVPELDKTFAELDIVEKERHSHRGRAVRKLLSGCGRGASIVDH; translated from the coding sequence ATGATGCGTTCCCTAATATTGGCAACAAACAATCAAGGAAAGCTACAGGAACTGCGCCGTTTGCTCGCTGGCACGGGCTGGGTGGTGCAGGCGGCCCCGTCGGATTTTGCGGTGGAGGAAACCGGGACGACCTTTGCTGAGAACGCTCGCCTCAAGGCCCTCGCGGCGGCGGAGCGCACGGGGGAGTGGAGCGTGGGGGACGATTCGGGTTTGGCGGTCGACGCCCTTGGCGGAGCGCCGGGAGTCTATTCGGCGCGCTACGGCCGCAACGACGGGGAGCGCATCTCCCGCCTGCTCGCTGCGCTGGCGGGGCAAGCCGACCGGGGTGCGCGCTTCATTTGCGCCATCGCCCTGGCCGAACCCGGCCGGGTACTCAAAGAGGTCGAAGCCGAATGCCGGGGCGTCATCCTGCACGCCCCGCGCGGCAATGGCGGCTTTGGCTACGACCCGATTTTTCTGGTGCCCGAACTGGACAAAACCTTTGCCGAACTGGACATCGTCGAGAAAGAGCGTCACAGCCACCGGGGCCGGGCAGTGCGCAAGTTGCTCTCGGGGTGCGGCCGAGGTGCGTCCATTGTTGACCATTAG
- a CDS encoding CobW family GTP-binding protein, giving the protein MESNRVPVTVLTGFLGSGKTTLLNRILTEEHGKRIAVIENEFGEIGIDQALVVNAEEEIFEMNNGCICCTVRGDLIRIIGNLMRRKDKFDHILVETTGLADPSPVAQTFFVDDEMRAQLKLDGIVTVVDARHVWQHIDQSDQCKEQIAFADIILLNKTDLVTPKELDALEQRVRSMNALARVHRTQNAAVEMDWVLEIGGFDLERALAIKPTFLEPEYPFEWGGIYELAAGTYTLALQNGPDPSMTLALFAAEGTDEAALEAAQQEAVPLFSQQAPPVHPKGALVPQAAPVALNLAKAGAKDFFLEIQIAGTYSLFTQHRPEEFDLTVHAADGATRTPRIGRTFKAGHTHDEEVTSVGIEVQGAVDPKKLSAWLSVLLREQGADIFRTKGILHLQGDNRRSVFQGVHMLFDSCADRPWGRDEPRTNQLVFIGRNLDRNRLVREFKACLV; this is encoded by the coding sequence ATGGAAAGTAACCGTGTACCAGTGACGGTTCTGACCGGTTTTTTGGGTTCGGGGAAGACGACGCTCTTGAACCGCATCCTCACCGAGGAGCACGGCAAGCGCATCGCCGTTATCGAGAACGAGTTCGGCGAAATCGGCATCGACCAGGCCCTGGTCGTCAACGCCGAGGAAGAAATCTTCGAGATGAACAACGGTTGCATCTGCTGCACCGTTCGCGGCGACCTCATCCGGATCATCGGCAACCTGATGCGCCGCAAGGACAAGTTCGACCACATCCTGGTCGAGACCACGGGGCTCGCGGACCCCTCGCCCGTGGCCCAAACGTTCTTCGTCGACGACGAGATGCGCGCTCAACTCAAGCTCGATGGCATCGTGACGGTGGTGGATGCCCGGCACGTCTGGCAGCACATCGACCAGAGCGATCAGTGCAAGGAGCAGATTGCCTTCGCCGACATCATCCTGCTCAACAAAACCGACCTCGTCACCCCCAAAGAGTTGGACGCCCTGGAGCAACGGGTACGCTCGATGAACGCCCTGGCGCGTGTCCATCGCACCCAAAATGCAGCGGTGGAGATGGACTGGGTGCTCGAGATCGGCGGATTTGATCTGGAGCGGGCGCTCGCGATCAAGCCGACGTTTCTGGAACCGGAATACCCCTTCGAGTGGGGTGGGATCTACGAACTGGCGGCCGGAACCTACACGCTTGCCCTGCAAAATGGTCCTGATCCGAGCATGACGCTTGCCCTCTTCGCGGCCGAAGGTACCGACGAGGCCGCCCTGGAAGCCGCCCAGCAAGAGGCGGTGCCCCTTTTCTCGCAGCAGGCGCCGCCGGTCCATCCCAAAGGCGCGCTGGTGCCCCAGGCGGCACCCGTCGCCCTCAACCTGGCGAAGGCGGGCGCGAAAGACTTTTTCCTTGAAATCCAGATAGCGGGGACCTACTCCCTTTTCACCCAGCACCGCCCGGAGGAATTCGACCTGACGGTGCACGCCGCCGACGGTGCCACCCGTACACCCCGAATCGGACGGACTTTCAAGGCGGGGCACACCCACGACGAGGAGGTGACCTCGGTGGGTATCGAAGTGCAGGGGGCGGTCGACCCAAAGAAGTTGAGCGCCTGGCTGAGCGTTCTGTTGCGCGAACAGGGGGCCGATATCTTTCGGACAAAGGGCATTCTCCACCTGCAGGGCGACAACCGCCGCTCTGTGTTTCAGGGCGTGCACATGCTCTTCGACAGCTGTGCCGATCGGCCCTGGGGCAGGGACGAACCCCGCACCAATCAACTGGTCTTCATCGGCCGCAACCTCGATCGCAACCGGCTGGTGCGGGAGTTCAAAGCGTGTCTGGTCTGA
- a CDS encoding WD40 repeat domain-containing protein, protein MSGLKRSRNSHTLAERWRTGLEDYVTATAWSADGMLLAAATASGPVALLAGDTGEVAATLPGHPSGTLTLAWSPRDRRLATGGQDGRARLWDPTTGREIAALEGGAAWVEHLAWSDAPYLLATAAGRRLNLWSADGQLIRTAEPPHTSTISGLVWHPGQRRLATSCYGSVRLHLPLKPEPADVFEYQGSLIALSWSPDGRWIVCGCQDATVHIWETTSGEDLQMRGFETKVRNLSWEPGGRYLATASGTIITVWDFSGRGPANTRPRLLSAHQGRVMGLAYQHRGGLLASGSSDGSVYLWNPLKQIQPVAFAQGNAPVDNLAWRPDDQSFVCGLASGDVSAWGVPTEGRGFGRH, encoded by the coding sequence GTGTCTGGTCTGAAGCGCTCCAGAAACTCGCACACCCTGGCGGAGCGCTGGCGCACGGGTCTGGAAGACTACGTCACCGCCACGGCCTGGTCCGCGGATGGCATGCTGCTCGCGGCGGCAACCGCTTCGGGGCCCGTGGCCCTTCTGGCGGGCGACACCGGCGAGGTGGCGGCCACCCTGCCGGGCCATCCTTCCGGCACCCTCACCCTCGCCTGGTCGCCCCGGGACCGGCGCCTGGCCACGGGCGGTCAGGATGGCAGAGCCCGGCTCTGGGATCCGACCACCGGTCGCGAGATAGCAGCGCTCGAGGGTGGGGCCGCCTGGGTCGAGCACCTCGCCTGGTCCGACGCCCCCTACCTCCTCGCCACCGCTGCGGGCCGCCGCCTCAACCTCTGGAGCGCGGACGGTCAACTCATCCGCACCGCCGAGCCCCCGCACACAAGCACGATCTCCGGCCTGGTGTGGCATCCGGGGCAGAGGCGCCTCGCCACCAGTTGCTACGGGTCCGTCCGGCTCCACCTGCCCCTCAAGCCCGAACCTGCCGACGTCTTCGAGTACCAGGGGTCGCTCATCGCTTTGAGCTGGAGCCCGGACGGGCGATGGATCGTCTGCGGCTGTCAGGACGCCACGGTGCACATCTGGGAGACAACGAGCGGCGAAGATCTCCAGATGCGCGGCTTCGAGACGAAAGTGCGCAATTTGTCCTGGGAGCCCGGCGGCCGCTACCTGGCCACGGCGAGCGGCACGATCATCACCGTCTGGGACTTCTCTGGCCGCGGTCCGGCTAACACCCGACCGCGGCTACTGTCTGCCCATCAAGGCCGTGTCATGGGTCTTGCCTACCAGCATCGAGGCGGCCTGCTTGCCTCCGGCAGCAGCGACGGAAGCGTCTACCTCTGGAATCCCCTCAAGCAAATCCAACCGGTTGCTTTTGCCCAGGGGAACGCCCCGGTGGACAACCTCGCCTGGCGCCCGGATGACCAGAGCTTTGTCTGCGGCCTGGCCTCGGGCGACGTGAGCGCCTGGGGAGTACCCACCGAGGGCCGGGGGTTCGGCAGGCATTGA
- a CDS encoding class I SAM-dependent methyltransferase, giving the protein MQNQEPSIVFDQERAASYDKRFAKIAPLRDALHLLIRLVLSELPADARVLCVGAGTGSELIDLAQTFPRWQFTAVEPAAPMLDICRQRAEESGIAPRCTFHEGYLDSLPASPSFDAATCLLVSHFFAQKDERRNFFSQIASRLSPDGYLVSSDLVSDMSTSAYQSLREVWIRMLRYSEVPAEEVEKFCASYGRDVAVLPPIEVESIIESSGFDAPVLFFQTLLIRAWYAKRTPLT; this is encoded by the coding sequence ATGCAAAATCAAGAGCCATCTATTGTCTTTGACCAGGAACGCGCTGCTTCCTACGACAAAAGATTCGCCAAGATAGCCCCGCTGCGCGACGCACTTCATTTGCTTATCCGCCTGGTATTGTCCGAACTTCCTGCCGATGCACGGGTTCTCTGTGTCGGCGCGGGAACCGGCTCGGAATTGATTGACCTCGCCCAAACATTTCCACGGTGGCAGTTTACTGCGGTAGAGCCCGCGGCACCGATGCTTGACATCTGTCGCCAGCGCGCCGAGGAGAGTGGCATCGCTCCACGTTGCACTTTTCACGAAGGTTATCTTGATTCACTGCCTGCATCACCCTCTTTCGATGCGGCAACTTGCCTTCTAGTTTCTCACTTCTTTGCGCAGAAAGATGAGCGGCGCAACTTTTTTAGTCAAATTGCTTCACGACTTTCCCCTGATGGGTATTTGGTCAGTTCTGATCTGGTTTCTGATATGTCCACTTCAGCCTACCAAAGCCTTCGTGAGGTTTGGATACGCATGCTGAGGTATTCTGAAGTGCCTGCTGAGGAGGTTGAAAAATTTTGTGCTTCTTATGGTCGGGATGTTGCTGTGCTGCCGCCAATTGAAGTCGAATCAATCATTGAATCGAGCGGCTTTGATGCGCCTGTATTGTTCTTCCAGACCCTTCTCATTCGCGCCTGGTATGCTAAGCGAACACCACTGACCTAG
- the pth gene encoding aminoacyl-tRNA hydrolase → MELRLFVGLGNPGPQYTQTRHNAGFLAVDALVQRWQFSWVEKSRFKGYLAEGSGPAGRAILLKPTTYMNHSGQSVRAVADYFRLLPAQVLVLYDEVALPLGKIRLRPEGSAAGHNGIKSLIEHLGTNQFARLRIGIGREPPPPVLTNYVLGKFAPEEQEQLPAILDGCVEAVEAVLAKGLEKAMSIYNARSFGSPPDP, encoded by the coding sequence ATGGAACTGCGCTTGTTCGTCGGGCTTGGCAATCCTGGCCCCCAGTATACCCAGACCCGACACAACGCCGGGTTTCTAGCCGTCGATGCCCTCGTGCAGCGTTGGCAATTCAGCTGGGTCGAAAAAAGCCGCTTCAAGGGCTACCTGGCCGAGGGAAGCGGACCCGCGGGCCGGGCGATCCTGCTCAAGCCGACCACCTACATGAACCACTCCGGCCAATCGGTGCGCGCGGTGGCCGATTACTTTCGACTGCTCCCCGCGCAGGTGCTGGTGCTCTACGACGAGGTCGCCCTGCCCCTGGGCAAAATCCGCCTGCGCCCCGAAGGGTCCGCCGCCGGTCACAACGGCATCAAATCGCTTATCGAACATCTGGGCACCAACCAGTTTGCCCGGCTGCGCATCGGCATCGGCCGGGAGCCGCCACCGCCGGTGCTCACCAACTACGTGCTGGGCAAATTCGCTCCCGAGGAGCAGGAGCAGTTGCCTGCCATCCTTGACGGCTGCGTGGAGGCGGTGGAGGCGGTGCTCGCCAAGGGACTGGAAAAGGCGATGAGCATTTATAACGCGAGGAGTTTTGGATCCCCCCCAGACCCTTAG
- the folP gene encoding dihydropteroate synthase: MTQIVGIVNITTDSFSDGGQFLDAERAIGHARRLRGEGAHWIDLGAESSNPDGEQVTAEIEAERLAPVVAALSADGVPVAVDTCKSSVMVRCLELGARMINDITALADPRSVEVLKTFRVPVVLMFARNRQARAEQRPGDCETVWNEIEAFFSGRIDRLLGAGLQDRQLILDPGMGFFLGSNPEPSLRVLAHVDRLGRFGLPVYLSVSRKSFIGSVLGGRPAAGRDHGTLAAEIWAYLAGVDYLRTHAVAPLSDAIRVIAAIRAQELA, translated from the coding sequence ATGACCCAGATAGTCGGCATCGTCAACATTACTACCGATTCCTTTTCTGACGGAGGCCAGTTTCTCGATGCTGAGCGGGCCATCGGTCATGCACGGCGGCTGCGCGGTGAGGGTGCCCACTGGATCGACCTGGGTGCAGAATCGAGCAACCCTGACGGTGAACAGGTTACAGCAGAAATAGAAGCAGAGCGCCTCGCCCCGGTCGTTGCCGCACTGAGCGCGGACGGGGTTCCCGTAGCGGTCGACACTTGCAAAAGCTCGGTGATGGTTCGTTGTCTGGAACTGGGCGCCCGGATGATCAACGACATCACCGCCCTTGCCGATCCGCGCAGTGTCGAAGTGCTCAAAACCTTTCGGGTGCCGGTGGTGCTGATGTTTGCGCGCAACCGGCAGGCCCGCGCCGAGCAGCGGCCCGGGGATTGCGAAACGGTTTGGAATGAAATCGAAGCGTTTTTTTCGGGGCGGATCGACCGGTTGCTGGGTGCCGGTCTGCAGGATCGACAGTTGATACTTGACCCCGGCATGGGTTTTTTTTTGGGCAGCAATCCCGAACCGAGTCTGAGGGTGCTTGCCCACGTTGACCGACTGGGCCGCTTCGGCTTGCCGGTGTACTTGAGTGTTTCGCGCAAGTCGTTTATCGGCAGCGTACTGGGGGGGCGCCCTGCTGCGGGGCGAGACCACGGTACCCTGGCCGCCGAAATCTGGGCGTATCTGGCCGGTGTGGATTACCTGCGCACCCACGCAGTCGCTCCGCTCAGCGACGCTATCCGAGTGATTGCAGCAATTCGGGCGCAAGAGCTGGCCTGA
- a CDS encoding PRC-barrel domain-containing protein — protein MSIQEGVLKYSELINRPILDLRTTEELGRVDNLSTVEDAHRVAGIIYKSGFLGGQKKTLLLSQIRAIGPDALMVNTDGESDEQIKSGESLVGHEVWTDGGSRIGKITDFLFDGQTGVISHYLFAASGWSGITDGTYLLEASAITTPGKKRVIVNEAVAKSSTLYSEGLKQRLGTALEQAKERSQSLTDQLKERTAALGEQAKGLVDQAKERGQVLGEQAKERAAALGEQARELADQAIERGQSLVESTQERLHPPTTDVEATVLEEPQPLPPAEPVDSSVTPSEPLEPQPKDPHTPH, from the coding sequence ATGAGTATTCAAGAAGGCGTTCTCAAGTACAGCGAACTCATCAACCGTCCCATCCTCGATTTGCGTACCACCGAGGAACTGGGCCGTGTCGACAACCTCTCGACGGTAGAGGACGCCCACCGCGTGGCGGGCATTATTTATAAGTCCGGTTTTTTGGGGGGCCAGAAGAAGACTTTGCTGCTCAGCCAGATCCGGGCCATTGGACCGGACGCCCTGATGGTCAACACCGATGGCGAATCTGACGAACAAATCAAATCCGGTGAGTCGCTGGTCGGTCACGAAGTCTGGACCGACGGCGGCAGCCGCATCGGCAAGATCACCGATTTTCTGTTCGACGGCCAGACCGGGGTCATCAGCCATTATCTGTTCGCGGCCTCCGGCTGGAGCGGCATCACCGACGGCACCTACCTGCTCGAAGCGTCCGCCATTACCACCCCCGGCAAGAAGCGGGTGATCGTGAACGAAGCGGTGGCCAAATCGAGCACGCTGTATTCCGAGGGACTCAAGCAACGCCTCGGTACTGCCCTGGAGCAGGCCAAGGAGCGCAGCCAATCGCTTACCGATCAGCTCAAAGAACGCACCGCCGCCCTGGGCGAGCAGGCCAAGGGCTTGGTCGACCAGGCCAAAGAGCGCGGCCAGGTTCTCGGTGAACAGGCCAAAGAGCGCGCCGCCGCCCTGGGTGAGCAGGCCCGCGAACTGGCGGACCAAGCTATAGAGCGTGGTCAATCACTGGTCGAATCGACCCAGGAGCGTCTGCATCCGCCGACTACCGATGTCGAGGCGACCGTCCTCGAGGAACCACAGCCGTTGCCGCCTGCGGAGCCGGTCGACAGCAGCGTCACCCCGAGCGAACCACTCGAACCACAGCCCAAAGATCCGCACACCCCGCATTAA